GTCGGCCCCAACCTCTACGACCTCATGGGCAACCCCATCGCCGGCAAGGCGGGTTTTGCCTATTCGGACGCCCTGAAAGGCCATGGCGGCAATTGGGACTGGGACAATATGTCGGCCTGGCTCGCCAGCCCGCGCAGCTTCGCGCCCGGCAACAAGATGACCTTCGCGGGTCTTGGCGATCCGCAGGACCGCGCCGACGTCATGCTCTACCTCAACAGCCAGGGCAGCGGCATCGCCGTCCCGCCCCCGCCCGCTGAAGTGAGCCCCGAGGAAGCCGCCGCCGAGGCCGCCGCCGCCGAAGGCGAGCTCCAGCCCGCCGCCGACAGCGACACCGCCGACCAGCTCACCGAAGAAAATGTCGAAGGCACCGGCTCGGAAGGCAGCGACGTCGACGAATAAGTCGATCCGCTACGGCAACACATGACAAAAGGGGCGCCGGTCATATCGACCGGCGCCCCTTTTTGCTTTCCTTGCTGGCGGCCTCAGACCTTGGGCGGGTGATCGCACACCTCATAGGCGGCGCACACATGGCTCCACGCCTCTTCCGCCGTCTCGACCCAGGTGATGAGATCGAGGTCGCCGGGCGAGATGGTGCCTTCCAATGCCAGCGCATCGAGGTCCATCACCCGGTCCCAGAATTCCTCCTTGCCGAAGACGAGGAGCGGGATTTTGTGCATCTTGCCCGTCTGGATGAGCGTCAACAGCTCGAACATCTCGTCGAACGTGCCATAGCCGCCCGGGAACACCGCCACCGCGCGCGCGCGGATGAGGAAGTGCATCTTGCGGATGGCGAAATAGTGGAACTGGAAGGACAGGTCCGGGGTGATATATTCGTTGGGCAGCTGCTCGTGCGGCAGCGTGATATTGAGCCCGATCGATTCCTTGCCCTCGTCATGCGCCCCGCGATTGGCCGCTTCCATGAAGCTCGGACCGCCGCCGCTCGTCACCACGAAATGGCGCTGCCCGTCCTCGTCGGTCGGATAGGTCGACGCGATGCGCGCCAGCTTGCGCGCCTCGTCATAATAGCGCGACTTGGCGACCAGCCGCTCGGCGACCTTCTTCTCGTAGTCGGTCTTGGCCTCGGCCAGTCGCTCCTGCGCCTTCACCGGCTCGGGCACCCGCGCCGACCCGTACATGACGAAGGTCGAGGCGATCTTGGCCTCCTGCATAAGGAGTTCCGGCTTCAACAGTTCGAGCTGCAGGCGCACGGGCCGAAGCTCGTCGCGCAGCATCAACTCATTGTCCTGGAAGGCCAGCTTGTAGGCCTCGCTCTCGGTCTGCGGCGAGGACGGCACCGTCGCGGCAGCAGCGGCGTCGGTCTTGGAAGACGGGAAGGTCGGATCCCGCGGGCTATGTTTTTCGCTGTTCATGGGGAGGGGCCTTACCCCCTCCCCCGAACAGTTTCTAGGCCTCTCGCGCCTGCCCCCAATCGAGGTGGCGGGTGGCATACATCACCCCGGCCAGCGCCGCGAAGAGCATCAGCGAGCCGATCAGCAGGCTGAGGTTCTCGAGCCCCAGCAGGATGTAGAGCGCGGCGTAGAGACCGGCCAGCATCGCGCCGATGGTCAGCGCGGGTCGCCAGCCCCGCATGACCGCCTTCACGTAGAGGGTCACCAGCCCGGCGATGGCAAGGCTCGCGACCACATAGGCCGCGGTGAAGCCGATCACTTCGGCAAAGGCGAGCTGCATCACGAAGAAGAGGATGAGCGCGGCCCCGACGAGGAGGTAGGCTACCGCCGACACCCGCCGCCCGCCGATGATGTCGAACAGGAGGAGCGCAAGGAAGGTGAAGCCGATGTGCAGGAAGCCATATTTGGTCGCCCGGTCGACGCGCGAATAGAGATCGACCGGCTGGAACAGGCTGACTCCGGCCAGCGCCTCGCTGCCCCGCGCCATTTCGCCGCGCGCGATCATCGCCGGGCCGTTGCCCGTTTCCACCAGATTCTTGCCGAGCGCCAGATTGCCGATGCGATAGGTTGCCGTGAAGCCATCGCCCGTGACCTCGCGTTCGCCCGGCAAAAAGGAGCCGGTGAAGCTGGGGTGCGGCCAGGGCGATGAAATGGCGAGGCTCGTGCTGCCCGCATCGGGGCGCAGCGCGATGCCCTCATTGCCGCGGATCGCATAGACGAAGCGCGCGGTGATCGGGTCCCCGCTACGTAGCCGGCCGGCATCGATAAAGCCGAAGAAGCCCTCGCCGCCCTTGCTGCCGTACCCCGGATTGAGGCGCAACGCCTCGCCGCCGACCCTCACTTCGGGATTGCCGGCCAGCCCCTTGGGATCGCCGATCATGAAGCGCAGTTCGGCCCGGTCCCATTCGAGACTGTCGACCGGCACGCCATAACGGTCGATGTCCTCGGGCATGGCGAAGCGCAGTTGCCCGTCGACCTTCGCGTCATAGACCACCGCTTCGTAGATCGAACGCTTCTTCACTTCGGGCGCCAGCGCGATCGCCACCTCCTGCACTTCGGGCGACAGCGTCAGCGTTCGCGCCACGGTGCGGGTGGCCAACCGCGTCACGCCATTTTCGACCACCTGCTCCTCGACCACCTCCGAATAGGGGATGGCGATGACGGGGGTGCCGACGACTTGCGCATCGCCCCATCCCTCGACGATCCCTCGCGTCGCGGTCTGCGATTCCGATTGCCGGTCATAGATCAGCGCCCAGGTCGCAAAGAGCGGGATGGTGAGCAGCAGGCCCACCAGCATGGCAATCGCCAGCTTTTGTCCCGGAGTTCTCGTCCCCTCTTCGGTTCGCAACAAGCCCATCGTCCTAACTCCATTCACCGCTAAAAATGCACGTTTCAACGACTCGTCTACGTTTTAGCACGGTTCGTCGTCAACCCGTTGGACGATAGAAGGCATGAAAAAAGGCGCCCCGGTCTCCCGGAGCGCCTCCATTTTCATCGTGTTTCGCCTTTAGTAGACGCGCTTCTTCGGCTCGATATAGCCGACCTCGTCGGTCAGCGTATATTCGTGGACCGGGCGGTAATCGATCTTGGTGTCGCCGCCCTTGCCGCCCCAGCCGTCGACCCAGATGAGGCTGTGCTTCATCCAATTGGCGTCGTCGCGATCGGGATAATCCTCGTGCATATGAGCGCCGCGGCTTTCCTTGCGGTTCGAGGCCAGCCCGATCGTCGCCTTGGCCTGCACCAGCAGATTGTCGAGTTCGAGCGTCTCGACGAGGTCCGAATTCCAGATCAGCCCGCGATCGGCGACCGACACGTCGGTCATGCCCTCGTAGATGGCATCGATCTTCTTCACCCCGCCCGCAAGCAGCTCCTCGGTGCGGAACACCGCGCAGTCCGACTGCATGGTCTTCTGCATCTTGAGGCGGAGGTCCGCCGTGCGCGTGCCGCCATCGGCGTGACGGAAATGATCGAGACGCGCCAGCGCGAGATCGGCGGCATCGTCCTTCAACTTCGGCTGCGCGCCATTGGCCTTGACCACTTCGGCGAGGCGATGCCCCGCCGCGCGCCCGAAGACGACGAGGTCGATGAGGCTGTTGGAGCCGAGACGGTTGGCGCCGTGGACGCTGACGCAGGCCGCTTCGCCGACCGCGAACAGGCCCGGCACGACATGGTCGGGATTGCCGTCCTTCAGCGTGACGACCTCGCCATGATAATTGGTCGGGATACCGCCCATATTATAGTGGACCGTCGGCACCACCGGGATCGGCTGGCGCGTCAGATCGACGCCCGCGAAGATCTTCGCCGTCTCGGTGATCCCGGGCAGACGTTCGCCAAGGATGTCGGCGTCGATGTGATCGAGGTGGAGGAAGATGTGGTCATTTTCCTCGCCCACGCCGCGACCTTCGCGGATTTCCATCGCCATCGAGCGCGACACGACGTCGCGGCTCGCCAGGTCCTTCGCGCTCGGCGCATAGCGCTCCATGAAGCGCTCGCCTTCACTGTTGGTGAGATAACCGCCCTCGCCGCGCGCGCCCTCGGTGATGAGCACGCCCGCGCCATAGATGCCGGTCGGGTGGAACTGGACGAACTCCATGTCCTGGAGCGGCAGGCCGGCGCGCAGCACCATGGCATTGCCATCGCCCGTGCAGGTGTGCGCCGAGGTGGCCGAATAATAGCAACGGCCATAGCCGCCGGTGGCCAGCACCACCGCCTGCGCGCGGAAGCGATGGATCGAGCCATCGTCGAGGCACAGGGCGATGAGACCCCGGCACTCGCCATCTTCCATGATCAGGTCGAGCGCGAAATATTCGATGAAGAAGTCGGCGTCATATTTGAGGCTCTGTTGATAGAGCGTGTGGAGCATCGCATGGCCGGTGCGGTCGGCCGCCGCGCAGGTGCGCTGCGCCGCCGGGCCCTGCCCCATGTTCTGCGTCATGCCGCCGAACGCGCGCTGGTAGATCTTGCCTTCCTCGGTGCGCGAAAAGGGCATGCCCGCATGCTCGAGCTCGTAGACCGCCGCCGGCGCCTCGCGGCACAGATATTCGATCGCGTCCTGGTCGCCCAGCCAGTCGGAACCCTTGACCGTATCGTACATGTGCCAGGTCCAATGGTCGGGGCCCATGTTGCCGAGGCTCGCGGCGATTCCGCCCTGCGCCGCCACGGTGTGCGAACGGGTCGGGAAGACCTTGGTCACGCAGGCGGTCTTCAGCCCCTTTTCGGCCGCGCCCATGGTGGCGCGCAGCCCCGAGCCGCCCGCGCCCACGACGACGACGTCATAGATATGGTCGATGATCTTGTAAGCGGACATGGGCGTCAGGCTCCGAAGGCGATCTTGGCCAGGCCGAACAATGCGAAGCTCGCGCCGGCGATGGCGATGATATTGAGGACGAAGTGCCAACCGATGCGGCTGCCTTCTTCATGGACATAATCGTCGACGACGACCTTCAGACCGTCGAGGCCGTGCGCAAAGCTCGTCACCACGAACAGTGCCATCGGCACCGCGCCCAACGGGCTTGCGAGCCATTCGACCAGCGTCGCCTGGCCAAGGTCGGGCAGCATGATGAGCGCGCCGATGAACCAGACGCTCAGCAGCACCAGCGCCACGCTGGTGAAGCGCTCATAGAGCCAATGTTCGCCGCCCTCGCCGGCCGAGCCCAGCCCGCGCACCTTGGCGAGCGGCGAAGCGCTTTTCCCGCGGCTCATCCGAATACTCCCTTGAAGATCGCCCAGACGAGCGCGGTCGCGAAGACCGAGGCGGCGATGGTCATCACCGCCCAGAAACGGTTGGTCTTCAATTCATAACCCGCGCCCATGTCGAGCACGAGGTGCCGAAGCCCCGAGAGGAGATGCTGGAAGAAGGCCCAGGTCAGCCCCACCAGCACCAGCTGGCCGATGAGCGACCCCATGGCATTCTCGAAGGTCGCATAGGCCTCAGCTCCCGAAGAGAGCGCGACCAGCCACCACGACAGGACGGCGAGCCCGACGACGGTCAGCCCCGCCCCCGTCACGCGGTGCAGGATGGAGACCAGCATATGTGGTTGCCAGCGATAGATCGACAAATGCGGCGACAGGGGCCGCGAGGAGGGCGCGTTCATCCAATTCCTCACATCAGGAAGTTCTTGCGCCCACCCGATAGGGAAGTGCGAAATACATGGCAAGGCGGGCACCCACTAACCCCCCTTTAACCACTTCTCTTCTAAGCCGTCCTTACAGCCAAAATACCATCGTGGGTAAAGGACGGGTAGCAAGAGTATGAACAAGGTAATCCAGCAGCAGGCCGACGGCGAATACGATCTCGCGCGTGGCCTCGCCATGTATGACATGACGGGCGACCTGCCGCACCGTACGCGGATGCTCTACGAGGCGATTGAGGGCGTCGAGATGGAAATGGCGCGCGAATTCTGGCGCCGCTACGCCCAGTCGCCCGAAGTCCACGAGAGCTTCCCGCCCGAGAAGGTCGAGAAGCTTGCCGAGCGAATCGCCCCCTATATCCGCCGCAAGTTCCAGGATCTCGAAAATCCCGACTGGATCGACCAGAGCCGCGATTATGTCGAAAAATCGCTCGCCAACGGCATCAGCCTGTCGACCCTGCTGGCGGGCGTCGCCGCCGAGACCGAAGCCGCCTTCGTCGCCGTGCGCCAGGCCGCGATCAGCGAGGAACAGACGGTCGCCTTCGCGCGCACCCTGTCCGACCTGCAGGCGCTCGAGATCGACTGCTTCATCCACCACGCCATCGCCATCACCCGCGCCGAAGCCGACCTCGTCCAGTCGCGCCAGGCGGGCGAATTCAACGATCAGGTGCTGAGCGTCGTCGAACTGTGTTCGGCCGAGAGCCAGAATTTGCGCGCCCGCGCCTCCAATTCGGCGACCTCGGCGCGCGGCATGCTGGGCAAGACCAGCGAAGTCGCCGCCGCCGCCGAACAGTCGGCCGTCGCCATGCGCGAGGCCGCGCAGACCGCCGCCGGCCTCATCCGCGCCATCGAGGACGCGCGAAACGAGGTCGAGACCGCCGCCGACGTCGCCACCCGCGCCGGATCGCAGGCCGCCGAGGCGGTCGAGGTGTCCGAAGCGCTCTCGGGCCATGTCGAGGCGATCGAATCGATCCTCGGCCTCATCCGCGACATCGCCGGCCAGACCAACCTCCTCGCCCTCAACGCCACCATCGAGGCGGCGCGCGCGGGCGATGCGGGCCGCGGTTTCGCCGTCGTCGCGCAGGAAGTGAAGAGCCTCGCCAACCAGACCGCGCGCGCGACCGACGACATCGCGTCCAAGATCGCGGGCATCACCGAATCGACCAAGAAGACGGTCGAGACCAACGCGTCCATTCGCACCACGGTCGAGGACGTGCAGAAATCGGCCGACCGCATCCGCGAGGCCATGGAGCAGCAGGCGCAGACGGTCACCACCATCACCGCCGCCGTCGACGAGACCGCGCTGGCGGCCGACTCGATGAGCTCGACCATCGCCACCATCCGTTCCGACACCGAAAGCGTCGCCAAGGATTTCGACGGCGTCGAGGAAGGCTTCGCCCGCTTCAACGACCAGATCAGCAATTTCCGGGAAACCACCCAGAATTTCGTATCGCGTTTCGCCGTCTGACACGCCTTGAGGAGAGGGTAAGGCCATGAACGAGATTTCGCAGCGCCGCATGAAAGCGCTCCAGCCGATCAGCGACGCACAGGTCGCCGAGCGGGTCGAGGCCTATCTCTCCAATCCCGCCTTCGTCGAGGCGCATCCCGACGTCTGGCCCGCGCTCGAAGAGGAACTGAAGGAGGCCGCGCGCACCCAGTTCGGGGATCGCGGCGAAACCTTCGTCACGAAACTCTTCGCGCAGCAACTCGGCGAGACCTGGGTGCGCGACGTCGCCCAGATCGGCATCGTCCTGTTCGGCGAAGAGGAATCGATTCCCCAGTGGAACGTGCGCCGCAGCCGCATGACCATGGAGATCATGGCCGCCGCGCGACGCAAGCATAGCGACAATCCGCCGATGATCGGCCGCCTGTGCGATGCCGTCCTCACCACCATGCTCTATTCGGCCGACGTCATCCTCGCGCAGGTCGCCGTCTGCGAGGCGCGCGAGGCCGCCGAGGAACGCACCGTTCACGGCCGCCTGTTCCAGCGCAAGGTCAAGCAGATCTCGGGCACCGCTGCCGACAAGGCGCGCGACATGCTCGCCAGAGCCGATGAAAGCTCGAAGAGCGCGAGCGGCATGCTCGGCAAGACGAGCGAAGTCGCCGCCGCCGCCGAACAATCGGCGGTCGCCATGCGCGAGGCGGCGCAGACCGCCGCCGGGCTCATCCGCGCCATCGAGGATGCAAGGCTCGAGGTCGAAACCTCCGCCGACATCGCCGCGCGCGCCGGCGATGAAGCACAAAAAGCCGTCGCCACCTCCGAGGCCTTGAAGCTCCACGTCTCCTCGATCGAGGAAATCCTCGGCCTCATCCGCGACATTGCGGGCCAGACCAACCTGCTCGCCTTGAACGCCACCATCGAGGCGGCGCGCGCGGGCGATGCGGGCCGCGGCTTCGCCGTCGTCGCGCAGGAAGTGAAGAGCCTCGCCAACCAGACCGCGCGCGCGACTGACGACATCGCCGTCAAGATCGCCTCGATCACCGAGGCGACCGGCCAGACCGTCGCGTCCAACGCCGCCATCCGCCAGACCGTCACCGACGTGCAGTCCTCCGCCGACCGCATCCGCATGGCGATGGAACAGCAGGCGCAGACCGTCACCACCATCACCGCCGCGGTCGACGAGACCGCGCTCGCCGCCGACAGCATGAGCTCGACCATCGCCTCCATTCGCGGCGAGACCGAACAGGTTGCGGGCTCGATCGGCACCGTGAAAGCCGACTTCGACGACTTCACCCGCCAGATCGAGGAATTCTCCTCCGCTTCGGCCGAATTCGCCCTCAACGTCTCGGCGGCCTAACGCCATGCTGGCGCGGGCTCGACCCCCGCGCTAGGGATCGCCCATGAACATCCTTCTCACCGGCGCCAGCCGCGGCATCGGCAAGGCAGCATATGACGCCCTGCGCGCCGACGGCCACAAGGTCGTCGGCCAATCGACCGCTGGCGACGGCGACCTCATCGCCGCCGACTTCACCGACCCGCAAGCGCCCCGCCGCCTGTGGGAAGCCGCCTTCGAGGCGCTCGACCAGCGCATCGACGTGCTGATCAACAATGCCGGCGTGTTCGAGCCCATTGCCGACAATGCCTCCGATGAGGACTGGCACGCCGCCTGGGGCCGTACGATGCAAATCAACCTGCAAGCCTCGGCCGACCTGTGCCGCCTCGCCATCGCCCATTTCCGCAGCCGCCCTGAAGACACGCCCGGCCGCATCGTCAACGTCGCCAGCCGCGCCGCCTATCGCGGCGACTCGCCCCAGCATTGGCATTACGCCGCTTCCAAGGGCGCCATGGTCGCCATGACCAAGTCGATAGCCCGCGGCTATGCCCACGAAAACATCCTCGCCTTCGCCGTCTGCCCCGGCTTCACCATGACCGGCATGGCCGAGGACTATCTCGACAGCCGCGGCGGCGACAAGCTGCTCGCCGACATCCCCTTGGGCCGCGTCGCCGACCCGTCCGAAATTGCCGAAACCATCCGCTGGCTCGCGGTTCAGGCGCCAGCAAGCGCCACCGGTGCCATCATCGACGTCAATGGAGCCTCCTTTGTCCGCTAAGCGTATCGCCCTCCTCGCGACCCTGCCGACCCTGCTCGCGGGCTGCACCATCGAATCCGTCTCGGGCAATATGGCCGACGAGCGCCCGCGCTTCTTCAAGCCCGCCGCCTTTGCCGATGCCTGCGAAACGTGGGACGAGTGGGACGCCCCCGCGCCGCCTGTCCACGTCTATGGCAACACCTATCTCGTCGGCACCTGCGGCATTTCCTCGGTGCTCGTCACCAGCCCCGAAGGCTATCTCCTCATCGACGGCGGCACCGAGGCGGGCGCCGACCTCATCGCCGCCAATATCGAGCAGCTCGGCTTCTCGCTGCGCCATGTCTATTGGCTCACGCACAGCCACGAGCATTTCGACCATGTCGCGGGTCTCGCCCGCCTGAAGGAACTGACGCAGGCACAGATGGTCGCCAGCGCCGCCGCCGCCCCGCTGCTCCAGCGCGGGATCGTCGGCGAGGATGACCCGCAATTCGGCATGCACGATCCGCACCCGCCGGTCATGGTCGACACCGTCATCGACGATGGCGAGAGCCTGCGTCTCGGCGATACGCTCCTCACCGCGTTTCACACCCCAGGCCACAGCCCCGGCGCTTTGTCCTGGACCTGGGAGGATTGCGGCGAGCGCGGCTGCCTCACCATCGCCTATGTCGACAGCCTCTCGCCGGTCAGCCACGACGATTACAAGTTCACGGGCGACCCCGCCTATCTCGCGGCCTTCCGGGCTTCGCTCGACGCCGTCGAGGCGCTCGACTGCGACATCCTCCTCACCCCGCACCCCTCGGCCAGCAACATGGTCCGCCGCTTTGCCGCAGGGAATATCATCGAGCCCGGTGCCTGCCGCGAATATGCGCGTGGCCTTCGCGATCGGCTCGACGCGCGCATTGCCGAGGAGACGGGCGAGATGATCGACAATCGCACCATGGGCGAAGGCGTGGAAGTGGACAGCCTGTGAGCTGGCGCGTCACCCTGCCCTGCACGAAAGCGCAGGCCGAGCATATCGCCGCGCATGGTGATGAACTGTTTGCGCTGCATGACGCGCCCCCCGTCCTGTCCGCCGACGAACCCGACGAGGACAAGCCCGACGAATGGCGCCTGCGCGCCTATTTCGAGGAGCAGCCGACCACGCAGGAACTGGTGCTCCTCAGGAAACTCGCGCCCGGCGAACCGGTCGTCGAGCATCTCGACGAGGCCGACTGGGTGACCATGAGCCAGGCCGGGATCGAGCCGATCCGCGCCGGGCGCTTCTACGTCCACACCCCCGCCTATCCGGTCGACGAGCGCGAGGGCGTCATCGACTTCATCGTCGAGGCGGGGCTCGCCTTCGGCACCGGCCAGCACGCCACCACCGCCGGCTGCCTCGAGGCCATCGACCGATTGGGCGCGGCGGGCAAGCGCTTCGCCAACATCGCCGACATCGGCACCGGTACCGGTCTCCTCGCCTTCGCTGCCCAGCGGCTCTGGCCCGAGGCCAGGATCGTCGCCTCCGATATCGACCCCGTCGCCATCGAGGTCGCCGAGGCCAATGCCAGCCTCAACCGCATCCCCACCGGCGAGGGCGCGGGCCATGTCCTGCTCCTCACCGCGCCGGGGCTCGGCCATCCGCTCATCGCCAACGCCAAGCCCTTCGACCTCCTCATCGCCAACATCCTCGCCGGTCCGCTCATCGACCTCGCCCCCGGTTTTGCCGCCGCGCTGGCACCCGGCGGCACGATGATCCTCTCGGGCCTGCTCGATGAACAGGCAGAGCGGGTCGCCGAGGCTTATGTGGCGCAAGGGCTCGATTGTATCGACTCCGGAACGGGCGAGTGGCGCGTTCTCGTCCTGACCCGTTCCGCCTGATTCACTCGGTTCGTCGCACCCCGAACCCGGCCCGTGCCGTTAAATAGGTTAACTGGGTGGACCGTTGAGATTTTGACGATACGCCCCTCTCCCCATGAGCGGAAACGGGCGGATCTTCGACCTGGGCACGAACTTGACCCTCGCACTGGCGGGCCTGATGGCCCTCGCCGGTAGCGCAACAGTTCTGCCTGCGGCCCCCGTCGCCGCGGCGCTCAACCCCGACCGCATCGCCGTCCTGCGCGAAGTCCCGGCCACGCCGGCCGACGCCGTTCCCGAGACCGATCCCGACGCGCTCCTCGACGCTGAGGTCGACCTGTCGGTCCTCGCCGAACCCGAGCCGCTGCCGGTCGTCGGGGCGAGCTATTACGGCAAGCGCTTCGCCGGTCGCCCGACCGCGAGCGGGGAGCGCTTCGATCCGGCCCAGCTCACCGCCGCGCATCGCACCCTGCCCTTCGGCACGCTAGTGAAGGTCACCAACACCCACAATGGCAAGTCGGTCACCGTGCGCATCAACGATCGCGGCCCCTTCCACCATGCCCGCGACATCGACCTGTCGCGTGCCGCCGCCGAGCGCATCGGTCTCATCCAGCGCGGCCATGGCCGCGTCACCATCGAGCAGGTCGAGCCCGACACCACGCCGGTCGGCTAGTCGAACAGGGCTTGCCAGCGAACGGGGCGTCGGCATGACTGGCGTCTTATGAACGCACTCATCAAACACGTCTTAGTTCTGTGGACTGCCTTGGGTCTGGGATCGTGCTCACCCGTCGCGGAGGTGACGTTGGGCGGCAGCAGCGACGAGATGACGTTCGAACTCTGTGCCGTCGCCCTCTTTCGTTGCAATCCGAGCGCCATCAAGCATTTCGCCATTTACGAGGGTTTCTCGAGGTGGGACCCCGATCAATTGGGTGCCCCGCTTTGGCAACTTGCGCTTATTGAAGGCGAGGGTGTCGCGACGATCACTTATGGCCAGACGCCAAAAGGGTATGAAGACTCAGGCGATGCGCCCAAGCTTGAGACCGACCGTATTTACCACGTTCGCCTCGGCAATGGGGCCGCCGATGACCTCGCCAATTTCGCGCTCGCCGAAAATGTCATCGGTGCCGGCAACGCCGTTACCGTTTTCCGGCCAGGAAGCGCCCACACTCCCTAGGCCTTGGCCACCTCGGCGAGCCATTCCTCTTCGGTCATCGTCCGCACGCCAAGCTCCTGCGCCCTCTTGAGCTTCGATCCCGCGCCCGGCCCTGCGACCAGCAGGTCGGTCTTGGACGACACGCTCCCAGCCGCCTTGGCGCCCAGCCGCTCGGCCTGCGCCTTGGCCTCGTCGCGCGACACCGCCTCCAGCTTGCCGGTAAAGACGATCGTCTTGCCCGCCCAGTCGCTGTCGACCGTCTCGACGACATAGGCCGCGGGCCGCGCCCGCTCGATCAGCCGCGTCACTTCCTCGACATTATGTGGCTCGTGGAAGAAGTCGATCACCGCCTGCGCCACCACCTCGCCGACCCCGTCGACATTGGTCAGCTCCGTGAGCGCCCCATCCGAGCGCGCCACGTCCATCAGCGCCTCCACCGTCCCGAACGCCTTCATCAAATCGCGCGCGGTCACCGCGCCGACATGGCGAATGCCCAGCCCGAACAGGAAGCGCGCCGCATCGAATCCGCGCCGTGCGTCGACGGCGGCGAGCATCTTGTCGACGCTCGTCTCCTTCCACCCCTCGCGTGCCATCAGCGCCTCGCGATGCTCGTGCAGCGTGAAGATATCCGACGGCTTCTCGATCCAGCCAAGCTCGAGAAATTCGGCGATGCTCTTCTCGCCCAGCCCATCGACATCCATCGCCCCACGCGACACGAAATGCTTCAATCGCTCGTAGCGCTGCGCCGGACAGATCAGCCCGCCCTCGCAGCGGATATCGACCTCTCCCTCTTCCGAGCGCGCCTCGCTCTCGCACACCGGGCAATGGTCGGGCCGCGGATAGGGCGCGCGCCCCTCGTGCGGCGACAGATTGTCGACGATCTGCGGGATGACATCGCCTGCGCGTTGCACCCGCACCTTGTCGCCGGGCCGCACGCCCAGCCGGTCGATCTCGTCGAAATTGTGCAGCGTGACATTGGAGACGATGACGCCCCCCACCCCGATCGGCTTCAAGCGCCCGACCGGCGTCAGCTTCCCCGTGCGCCCCACCTGCACATCGATAGCCTCCAGCACCGTCTCGGCCTGTTCGGCAGGAAATTTATGCGCCAGTGCCCAGCGCGGCGCGCGCGCCACCTGCCCCAGCCGCTCCTGCCAATCGAGCCGATCGACCTTGTAGACCACGCCGTCGATCTCGTAACCGAGGTCGGGCCGCGCCGCCTGGATGGCGTCGTAATGCGCGAGCGCCGCCTCGGCGCCCTCGCAGGTCGTGAACATCGGATCGACCGGGAAGCCTTTATCCTTGAGCCACGCGACCATGCCGCTCTGCGTGTCGCAGGGCAGTTGCGAAATCTCGCCCCAGCCATGCGCGAAGAAACGCAAGGGCCGCGCCCGCGTCACTTCCGCATCTTTCTGGCGAAAACTCCCCGCCGCCGCGTTGCGCGGATTGGCGAAGATCTTCTCCCCCGCCTTCTCCTGCCGCGCG
The nucleotide sequence above comes from Sphingomicrobium arenosum. Encoded proteins:
- the ligA gene encoding NAD-dependent DNA ligase LigA, which translates into the protein MADLEKMTEAEAANRLMRLAREIRRHDAAYHDRDSPEISDADYDALVAENRAIEAKFPHLVREDSPSRRVGHTPSSPLSKVTHARPMLSLDNAFEAGDVRDFVGRVRRFLKLEPDAAVMLTAEPKIDGLSCSLRYEGGALVLAATRGDGSVGEDVTANARTIADIPKEIAGAPDVLEVRGEVYMSTADFAALNARQEKAGEKIFANPRNAAAGSFRQKDAEVTRARPLRFFAHGWGEISQLPCDTQSGMVAWLKDKGFPVDPMFTTCEGAEAALAHYDAIQAARPDLGYEIDGVVYKVDRLDWQERLGQVARAPRWALAHKFPAEQAETVLEAIDVQVGRTGKLTPVGRLKPIGVGGVIVSNVTLHNFDEIDRLGVRPGDKVRVQRAGDVIPQIVDNLSPHEGRAPYPRPDHCPVCESEARSEEGEVDIRCEGGLICPAQRYERLKHFVSRGAMDVDGLGEKSIAEFLELGWIEKPSDIFTLHEHREALMAREGWKETSVDKMLAAVDARRGFDAARFLFGLGIRHVGAVTARDLMKAFGTVEALMDVARSDGALTELTNVDGVGEVVAQAVIDFFHEPHNVEEVTRLIERARPAAYVVETVDSDWAGKTIVFTGKLEAVSRDEAKAQAERLGAKAAGSVSSKTDLLVAGPGAGSKLKRAQELGVRTMTEEEWLAEVAKA